One window of Botrimarina mediterranea genomic DNA carries:
- a CDS encoding flagellar protein FlgN, whose protein sequence is MTLTPDTPPFDPANLPATADGWEGPLGQLLSDLSETQTALLDVLSRKRDLLVSGDREGLASIQPEEESLAARLMECHQRRQGLLAAAAERGLPKSDLRSLADAMPDAARKSLRPKVREAQARARLLQHQSLANWVLVQRTLLHLSQLIEIVATGGQKAPTYEKNGQSRAGGVLMDRAA, encoded by the coding sequence ATGACGCTCACTCCAGATACGCCGCCTTTTGACCCTGCCAACCTGCCGGCGACGGCGGACGGTTGGGAGGGCCCGCTCGGGCAGTTGCTCTCGGACCTGAGCGAGACGCAAACCGCGCTGCTGGACGTGCTGAGTCGTAAGCGCGACCTGCTGGTGAGCGGCGACCGCGAAGGGCTCGCCTCGATCCAACCCGAGGAGGAGAGCCTCGCCGCGCGGCTCATGGAGTGCCATCAACGCCGGCAGGGCTTGCTCGCCGCGGCCGCCGAGCGCGGGTTGCCGAAGAGCGACCTGCGTTCGCTCGCCGACGCGATGCCCGACGCAGCACGCAAGTCGTTACGGCCTAAGGTCCGCGAGGCGCAGGCACGGGCGCGACTTCTTCAGCATCAAAGCCTCGCCAACTGGGTGTTGGTCCAGAGGACGCTCCTACATCTGTCACAATTGATAGAGATAGTCGCTACCGGTGGTCAAAAAGCGCCGACCTACGAGAAGAACGGTCAATCTCGGGCCGGTGGGGTGCTGATGGACCGCGCCGCCTGA
- the flgK gene encoding flagellar hook-associated protein FlgK, with translation MSLFGTLQTSSNTLQAMQIGLQVVSNNIANANTPGFIREKANFTPAPIQRLGSLNIGLGVMVDSITQVTDNFLADQLRNASSDRVSADIQNNAYKGLEQLLGELSDSDLSTALTEFFGSIEDTVNPTAGDAMSVRNLAVLEGSQLADEIRRIENRAKDLRDSYDTQITQSVGQINQLTEQIAKLNVQITQVEGGSAGKSDAGALRSTRQQAVNKLTELVSATVVEQPSGGLSIAVGGEFLVFEGQRRDVALETSGVAEEAQSQLIFVDTGKELDIRSGRIQGLSAARDVIVDGFRESLNDFAATMIHEFNLAYSQGQGLEGFKTLTSVENVDDASLALDAAGLAFAPKHGSFEIAVENGDAPVANSTIRINLREDGSELKSTLANIAAQINAVEGLNASVNSEGRLIIEGQSDEVSFTFAKDTSGFLASIGLNTFFTGSGSIDMSVNQELSGIRNADKLALSLDGPGGTTRNATALASLIDKPLDSLDGASITERYDQVVNELAQNSTVAGSVADGLGVFEATLANEFQAVSGVNIDEEAIEMISLQRIYQATARVISTIQEMLDTLVNL, from the coding sequence ATGTCCCTGTTCGGTACGTTACAGACGTCGAGCAACACGCTTCAGGCCATGCAGATTGGCCTGCAAGTGGTGAGCAACAACATCGCTAACGCGAACACCCCCGGATTTATTCGCGAGAAGGCCAACTTCACCCCCGCCCCGATCCAGCGGCTGGGGAGTCTGAATATCGGCCTGGGGGTGATGGTTGATAGCATCACCCAGGTCACCGACAACTTTCTTGCCGACCAGTTACGCAACGCTTCGAGCGACCGCGTCAGCGCCGACATCCAGAACAACGCGTACAAGGGGCTCGAACAGCTCCTTGGCGAGCTTTCCGACTCCGACCTCAGCACGGCGCTGACCGAGTTCTTCGGCAGCATCGAGGACACCGTCAACCCGACGGCCGGCGACGCGATGAGCGTCCGCAACCTGGCGGTGCTAGAGGGCTCGCAACTCGCCGACGAAATCCGCCGCATCGAGAACCGCGCGAAAGACCTCCGCGACAGCTACGACACGCAGATCACGCAGTCGGTTGGTCAGATCAATCAACTGACCGAGCAGATCGCCAAACTCAACGTCCAAATTACGCAGGTCGAAGGCGGTTCAGCCGGCAAGAGCGACGCCGGCGCGCTCCGTTCAACGCGACAACAGGCCGTCAACAAGCTGACCGAACTCGTCTCGGCGACCGTTGTCGAACAGCCGAGCGGCGGCCTGAGCATCGCTGTCGGCGGCGAGTTTCTTGTCTTCGAAGGCCAGCGTCGCGACGTAGCGCTTGAGACCTCGGGCGTCGCGGAAGAGGCTCAGTCGCAGCTGATCTTCGTCGATACGGGAAAAGAACTCGATATCCGCAGCGGTCGGATCCAGGGTCTCTCGGCCGCCCGTGACGTGATCGTTGACGGGTTTCGTGAGAGCCTCAACGACTTCGCCGCGACGATGATCCACGAGTTCAACCTCGCTTACTCACAGGGGCAGGGACTCGAGGGATTCAAGACGCTCACCAGCGTGGAGAACGTCGATGACGCTTCCCTTGCGCTCGACGCGGCGGGCTTGGCGTTCGCTCCGAAGCACGGGTCGTTCGAGATTGCAGTGGAGAACGGCGACGCACCGGTCGCGAACTCCACGATTCGGATCAACCTGCGTGAAGACGGCAGCGAATTGAAATCGACGCTCGCGAACATCGCGGCCCAGATCAACGCGGTCGAGGGCCTCAACGCCTCGGTGAATTCAGAGGGCCGCCTCATCATCGAGGGGCAGAGCGACGAGGTCAGCTTCACCTTCGCCAAAGACACCAGTGGGTTTCTCGCCTCGATCGGCCTGAACACGTTCTTTACAGGGTCGGGCTCGATTGACATGTCGGTCAATCAAGAGCTCAGTGGCATCCGGAACGCCGACAAGCTGGCGCTCAGCCTCGACGGCCCGGGCGGCACCACACGCAACGCGACGGCCCTGGCGAGCCTGATCGATAAGCCGCTCGACTCGCTGGACGGCGCCTCGATCACCGAGCGCTACGACCAAGTTGTGAACGAACTCGCGCAGAACTCGACCGTCGCCGGTTCGGTGGCCGACGGACTCGGCGTGTTCGAGGCGACGCTCGCCAACGAATTCCAGGCGGTTAGCGGAGTCAACATTGACGAAGAGGCGATCGAGATGATCTCGCTCCAGCGGATCTACCAGGCGACCGCCCGGGTGATCTCGACGATCCAAGAAATGCTCGACACCCTCGTTAATCTCTAA
- a CDS encoding flagellin N-terminal helical domain-containing protein, whose translation MASIQPISTTRVTDAMTRGRLTSQVQNDQLELFRLQNQLSTGYRIFLPSDDAASAQRAMALQRTIERKDQSLTNLQGARTALATTDSALNEVNQGLNELKASALGALDSLSSDEDRQAVIDQINELMDQLVRVGNSTLSTNYLLGGAERSSIAYRETSEGYVEYLGDESSPQTFIDIGQLFNTGTSGNDVFGGLSDDIRGNSDLNAALTRETRLDQLNSGVGVTPGGSIEIRFVPTLGTSSATSSIIDLSQAETIDDVARLVEAGAPEGSDIVVAVDGDGLRIDVTGGGITINEVGVGKTAKELGILQTGAPQASVAGSDLDPTISSATDLNDLFGSKARGRIVSGGVDNDIVLTANRNGSEYNGVTVNYANDGSAGLETADYDAMTNTLTVHVSPGVTTAVGVRNAINSMPDPPFTAELDYRDQTTPTSRGGGTVLAGADLGVAIAGGVDGQLDLDSGLLVTNGADTYTIDTSSVETVEDLLNVLNNPQYGLAATINSARDGIDVRTRRSGADFSIGENGGTTATQLGIRTYTEDARLADFNHGVGVIIPGDNDAETLAQNKFQITVTEDGVTNVYDIDPLGLTTVGDLIQRISDATGGAVVGSLAETGNGLVLTVTDPDQPAAAATGSFSLGTTPDTVSITANATGPGGNRPFTVEIVDSGVPGPITATVTDDAIVVDLAAVTTATTADIAAAIQAQLPGFTVESSGTDPITAPVAQQPAATIGGADASHLATTASSDFNLLGDTITIAAATPGSEGNLPFSVVVRDSTAGAGTGPLETTFDADTNTITVDLQGVDTTTDAIAASIEAALSGVTEVPFNVTSSGSTAVTLADVSPTPTPSTVSKDYALLADTLTVATAAAGDEDTVPFSIVISDSTAGAGTGPLSTTFDSGTNTITVDLQGQDTTTDAIATSIENALSGVTAVPYTVASSGTAAVTLADVSPAELTSSVSKDFPLLGDTVTIETATIDDASSVPFDVVFMDSTDGAGSGPLSTTFDPDSNTITVDLQGADTTSDAIAASIEAALSGVTAVPFTVSSSGTATVTVADVSPTELNIAAPTAGGRDNDSITLTGNVAERLGFLAEGETTVMVEATTIASTDRKPLEVQSVFTTLLRMREALEASNSEALGRATNQLDEDLDRVSFARAEVGVRSRTLDSVEQRLEDESVTLETALSNEIDADMAEVISEYMLKQYALQASLQTAGTLLNMTILDFI comes from the coding sequence GTGGCCTCGATTCAGCCCATCTCGACGACCCGTGTGACCGACGCGATGACGCGCGGTCGGCTCACGTCCCAGGTCCAGAACGATCAACTCGAGCTGTTCCGGCTGCAGAACCAACTCAGCACCGGCTATCGTATCTTCCTGCCGAGCGACGACGCGGCCTCGGCCCAGCGGGCGATGGCGCTGCAGCGGACCATCGAGCGGAAGGACCAGTCGCTGACGAACCTCCAGGGCGCGCGAACGGCGTTGGCGACGACGGACTCGGCGCTCAACGAGGTCAACCAGGGCCTCAACGAACTGAAGGCCTCCGCCCTTGGAGCCCTCGACAGCCTGTCATCCGACGAGGACCGGCAAGCCGTCATCGATCAGATCAATGAGCTGATGGACCAGCTGGTCCGTGTCGGCAATTCGACCCTGTCGACCAATTACTTGCTCGGTGGGGCGGAACGATCAAGCATCGCCTACCGCGAGACCTCTGAGGGTTACGTCGAGTATCTTGGCGACGAGTCGAGCCCTCAAACGTTCATCGACATCGGGCAACTGTTCAACACGGGCACTTCGGGCAACGACGTCTTCGGAGGACTCTCTGACGACATCCGCGGCAATTCGGACCTCAATGCGGCCCTCACCCGGGAGACGCGACTCGATCAGTTGAATAGCGGCGTCGGCGTGACGCCCGGCGGATCGATCGAGATACGCTTCGTGCCGACGCTTGGCACGTCGTCGGCGACGAGTTCGATCATCGACCTCTCGCAGGCCGAAACAATCGACGACGTCGCGCGGCTCGTCGAGGCCGGCGCGCCGGAAGGATCGGACATCGTCGTGGCGGTTGACGGCGACGGGCTCCGTATCGACGTGACCGGAGGCGGAATCACGATCAACGAGGTGGGCGTCGGAAAGACCGCCAAGGAACTAGGCATCCTCCAAACCGGCGCCCCGCAGGCGAGCGTTGCGGGTTCCGATCTCGACCCCACGATCAGCTCCGCGACCGACCTCAACGACCTCTTCGGCTCGAAAGCGCGGGGCAGGATCGTGTCCGGCGGCGTCGACAACGACATCGTGTTGACCGCCAACCGCAACGGCTCCGAGTACAACGGCGTCACGGTCAACTACGCCAACGATGGCTCAGCCGGACTAGAGACGGCCGATTACGACGCCATGACAAACACCCTAACGGTGCACGTATCGCCGGGCGTCACAACGGCAGTGGGCGTTAGGAACGCCATCAACTCGATGCCGGACCCGCCGTTTACGGCGGAGTTGGACTATCGTGACCAAACGACGCCCACATCGCGTGGCGGCGGGACGGTCCTGGCGGGCGCCGACCTTGGCGTCGCGATCGCGGGCGGCGTGGATGGACAGCTCGACCTCGACTCCGGCCTGCTTGTCACCAATGGGGCAGACACCTACACGATCGACACCTCGTCGGTGGAGACCGTCGAAGACTTGTTGAACGTGCTCAACAATCCGCAGTACGGGCTAGCGGCGACGATCAATTCGGCGCGGGACGGCATCGACGTCCGCACTCGCCGCAGCGGCGCGGACTTCTCGATCGGCGAGAACGGTGGAACGACCGCCACACAGCTCGGCATCCGCACCTACACCGAGGACGCGCGGCTGGCGGACTTCAATCACGGGGTTGGCGTCATTATCCCCGGCGACAACGACGCAGAGACGCTCGCGCAGAACAAGTTCCAGATCACGGTGACGGAGGACGGCGTCACGAATGTCTACGACATCGATCCTCTCGGCCTGACGACGGTTGGCGACCTGATCCAGCGGATCTCGGACGCCACGGGGGGCGCCGTCGTCGGGTCGCTGGCGGAAACGGGCAACGGGCTGGTGCTCACGGTCACCGACCCCGACCAACCCGCCGCGGCGGCGACAGGTTCGTTCTCGTTGGGAACAACTCCGGACACGGTCAGCATCACGGCTAACGCGACGGGCCCGGGCGGAAACCGCCCCTTCACGGTTGAGATCGTGGATAGCGGGGTCCCCGGACCGATCACCGCGACGGTCACCGACGACGCCATCGTGGTCGATCTCGCTGCTGTCACAACGGCAACGACAGCTGACATCGCCGCAGCGATTCAAGCCCAGCTGCCGGGCTTCACCGTCGAGTCGAGCGGAACGGACCCGATCACGGCGCCGGTCGCCCAGCAACCCGCCGCGACGATCGGCGGCGCCGATGCGAGCCACTTGGCGACCACCGCGTCGAGCGACTTCAACCTTCTCGGCGACACGATCACCATCGCGGCGGCCACACCGGGGTCCGAAGGGAACCTCCCCTTCAGCGTCGTCGTCCGCGATTCGACCGCCGGAGCGGGCACGGGGCCGCTCGAAACGACGTTCGACGCCGACACGAACACCATCACCGTGGACTTGCAAGGCGTCGACACGACGACCGACGCGATCGCCGCCAGCATCGAGGCCGCGCTGAGCGGCGTGACAGAAGTCCCCTTCAATGTCACGTCGAGCGGTTCGACGGCGGTGACTCTTGCCGACGTCTCACCGACGCCGACGCCGAGCACCGTCTCGAAAGACTACGCGCTGCTGGCCGATACGCTTACGGTAGCCACGGCGGCGGCCGGTGACGAAGACACGGTGCCGTTCAGCATCGTCATCAGTGACTCGACCGCCGGCGCCGGAACGGGCCCGCTCTCGACGACGTTCGACTCCGGCACGAACACGATTACCGTCGACCTGCAGGGTCAGGACACGACGACCGACGCGATCGCAACCAGTATCGAGAACGCGCTAAGCGGCGTCACGGCGGTTCCCTACACCGTCGCGTCGAGCGGCACGGCGGCGGTAACGCTTGCCGATGTCTCGCCGGCGGAGCTGACAAGCTCCGTCTCGAAGGACTTCCCGCTGCTGGGCGATACGGTCACGATCGAAACGGCGACAATCGACGACGCCAGCAGCGTGCCGTTCGACGTCGTCTTTATGGACTCGACGGACGGCGCCGGTTCGGGCCCGCTTTCGACGACGTTCGACCCCGACTCGAACACGATCACCGTCGACCTGCAGGGCGCCGACACGACGTCCGACGCGATCGCCGCCAGCATCGAGGCCGCGCTAAGCGGCGTCACCGCCGTTCCGTTCACGGTTTCGTCGAGTGGGACGGCGACCGTCACCGTCGCTGACGTCTCGCCGACCGAGCTGAACATCGCTGCGCCGACAGCCGGAGGCCGCGACAACGACTCGATCACGCTCACCGGCAACGTCGCCGAGCGGCTGGGGTTCCTCGCCGAAGGCGAAACCACCGTCATGGTCGAAGCGACCACGATCGCCTCCACCGACCGCAAGCCGCTCGAAGTCCAGAGCGTTTTCACCACCTTGCTGCGGATGCGGGAGGCGCTCGAGGCGAGCAACTCCGAAGCGCTGGGCCGTGCGACCAATCAGCTCGATGAAGACCTCGACAGGGTCTCTTTCGCCCGGGCCGAGGTCGGCGTCAGGTCGAGGACGCTCGACTCCGTCGAGCAACGGCTCGAAGACGAGTCGGTAACGCTCGAGACAGCGCTCTCCAACGAGATCGACGCCGACATGGCGGAAGTCATCTCCGAGTACATGCTGAAGCAGTACGCCTTGCAGGCGTCGCTCCAGACGGCCGGCACGCTGCTCAACATGACAATCCTTGATTTTATTTAG
- the fliW gene encoding flagellar assembly protein FliW, protein MQINTTRFGAVEVQPSDVLEFPLGLIGLEPWTKWVVLADGENPGLGWLQSTERADLALAVVSPRRYVPDYKVRLSARDLSPLEAPEGVTPQVVVAVSSHGVEGQGAALSLNLKAPILVCLETRRGRQVVAKDDHPVQHWLGGPAQLRRSA, encoded by the coding sequence ATGCAGATCAACACAACGCGATTCGGCGCGGTTGAGGTCCAACCATCCGACGTGCTGGAGTTCCCGCTCGGCCTGATCGGTCTGGAGCCTTGGACGAAGTGGGTAGTGCTCGCTGACGGCGAGAACCCCGGCCTCGGCTGGTTGCAATCGACCGAGCGCGCCGACCTGGCGTTGGCGGTCGTCAGCCCCCGCCGCTACGTGCCGGACTACAAGGTGCGGCTGTCGGCCCGCGACCTCTCGCCGCTGGAGGCGCCCGAGGGCGTCACTCCGCAGGTGGTCGTGGCGGTGAGCAGCCACGGCGTCGAAGGCCAAGGAGCGGCCCTCTCGCTGAACCTCAAGGCGCCGATCCTGGTCTGCCTCGAGACGCGCCGCGGCCGTCAGGTCGTCGCCAAGGACGACCATCCCGTCCAGCACTGGCTCGGCGGACCGGCGCAACTGCGTCGATCGGCCTAA